In the Salvia splendens isolate huo1 chromosome 16, SspV2, whole genome shotgun sequence genome, aTCGATTatctattcatatttttattggtCAGAATATTGATAATTATTTAGACGTTACCCTACCCATTATTTATAATCCCTAGATACCAAATTACTCAACGGTCACTGTTTTTCACATCTACTACTATACTATATATTACTGTGACTATTTTTCAAAGAATTGACAAGTAACTCCTTGCTGGCCATCAACCTTAGTGGATTTGCAACATGATTTGTAAAATCATGGACTTGCaccctttaattttaattatagtgcataacaaattattttatacatacTATTTATCACTACTATTATTATGAAATACATGCCAGTGTTATGCTAAAAACAATAGTAATATTTGctatagtattttatatttatgatagtagttattttattatttaaatctggaaatatgatcaatttttttttatcaattactactatatcatattttaaaacataatactatgacatttaatttttttaaaattatgtgaaAGCCGATCAATGATCATCATAGCACCGGCCACCTTATATTGACATGAAACCCACCAATGTGTACTGGTATTCGTCAACTCGTAGTAGCCTTCACAATCATATTCAAATTcacattatttaaataaataaatttcgtATCATCATGCTActattttattgttattaaGACTTATACTTACGCGGCGGCCACTATTTTCCTAATAGATTAGCACCAAGTCCTAATCacgtaaataataaaatagaattaaGCTTTCTTTAGGCATTCACAATCATTTTAGAGGCCAAGAAGATGCGTCGTGATTCCGAATATTTAATCACCCAATCAAAATTACTGCGTGATTCCAAATAATCACCCAATCAGCAAAAAACAATAATATGTGTATCTAGGTGTCACAATGGGAGTCACATATTATTTTAAAGATATTGTATAGTAATGTTCAATGTGACTGTGATTAACTATTTTGCCCAACTCCGTTTTTCCATGtccacatattaaaataaatgatcAAATATTGAAACTGTCAATATGTAGAGTATATGATACCATAAGTATTGGCCTTTTACCCATGAAATCATCGAGGAGTTTGCTTTGATTCGGTTTTAGATTCGAGTTCTATTATTGAAACTTTATTTAgtggtttttatttttcatcTGTAACAAAAATAGACAACGTCAGAAAtttattatgataaaaatgtaATGTGACTCCTTTTTAACAATATATTGTGAGATAggtgaaaataaatattgatgtacacaaaactaaatttaaatttagaaacgcagaacaatatcatgctTAGGGTAGTTTTAGGTTattgttagtttatttttaggtcattttaacaaaatatgacctaaaatgatcttaacatgacatcaaacccgaattttataatatgacctaaaactgcttaattaggaccctccgtgtttttagTTATTTGTTGACCATTatatcatctaatcctagggccaagatttgggttgcatttttggatttaaatgcatACTTGTTTTGATCATCTCCTGGGGTGTTATAATATTTAAGAAATAGAGTAAGATAATAAATTATAGAGTGAATTACATATTTAGGACCTATACTTATCACGACGAACGTTTGCGGTCCTTATACTTGCAAAATATCATTGGTTGTCCTTATACTTGTACTTATGCACGTTTTTAAAGTTCTTTTCACTTTTTTAATACCTTTTTCAAGATGAAAATACCCCAAATGAGTAGGGGGCAAATTTGTACACTATTTTCCTCTATCTATAACAAAATTAGAACTGAAATTATGGATTTGTTAATCTTATTTCCTTGTGTTCTGTAATTTTTTTGAGGTGATAAATTTTACATTTTCATGTCGTTTTCCTTCATCACACTAGAGTATTTGTGATTATGCTTAGAATGtggagtattataattaatGATCTCgtaaataaaagattaaaaatTTGAATGACGAATTTCAACAAGTGAATATTTGAATCTAATCAATCGTAAAGCGAGGAATAATAAGCGATAAATGGAATGGTGAAATTATGGTAATTTTGTTTGAGTGTATTTAGCAAGTGGGCGGTGCCCGACGACTTATGTGGGTTCTCATATCAGAAACTTCACTTCGCAATTCTaacaaaataatgtaaaataaattTCTTAGCTGAACATTTCATTTGTCTTATTTCCTTGTTAAAATATGTTCCGCCTCAATTTGTCTTGTAATTATACAAGTCATTTACAGAAAGAGGGAAAAgggagaagaaagaaaaaggagagaaaATAGTGTATAGATTTGGCCTCCATTTATTTGGGGGTATTTTTGTCctaaaaaatgtcaaaaagTGAAAAGAACCTTAGAACGTGCATGAGTACAAGTATAGAAACCGTAAACGATATTTTGGAAGTATAGGGACCGCAAACTTGCGTCGTGATAAGTATAGGTCCTAAATATGTAATTCACTCTagattatatataaaaaaaattgaagggcATTTGCCCGTCCTAGCTAGAGGTGTCGAAATGGGTACCGGTTATCACTCGACCCGATGCCTATTATCCGCTACTGTCGAGGTTAGGCCCGAGGTTTGATACTAGAAATTGCTAAATGGCATGTATTAGTGTACCAGATTAAGATCTGTTATCCAATGTCATTTGACATGTGAATTGAATTTATAAGCTTTCACCTTTTATTGTTCACAAATCAGAAATCCCGATTCATGCTTCCCCGCACACGGCTAATTGGTGTCCTTGCCAAATTTCCACCCTCAACCAGATGATaatgctttctgcagaccgcgTCGATAGTCCTCAACTTTTCATTCTACTATTCTAGATTGCTACTAGCAATTTGTCAAATGATGCATCGTTATTATGTCTAATCGTTTGCTTAGTTACTTGGATAAATTTACTTAATACTAAATCAAATATAGAGTTGAGGTTGGTTTATAAAAACGTACTGGTGGTACCCAAACGTCACATCATTTATCTAATCACCCAATATAACCTTGAATAAGTTTGTGAGGTCATCGAATCGTGTAAAAAAACGACATCGAGCAAAGTTAGTGAATTTCATGAAATATTCAATTTATTTAGTTAGTCACTTAGTTGGTTATTCTATGCTAATATGGATTCATGATCAAAAATTTATAAAACTCATACTCCCGTGCCCGTCTCGTTCTAAGTGGAACATTTCTTTTAaacacaagattttatgtagtgttgttttgtgaattaaatgaaaatatgataaagtaaaagaaaaaaaatatagaaagtgaTACATTTTAGGAAATGACTATGTTTTAGaatgaaacataaaaaaatgaaatgtatcTCTTAGAGTGAGACGAATGGAGTGGGTCGAATGAAGTATCGTTCATTTAAACGCTAATGCCAAAATATGTAGACATTGAAATACTACTGCAACTCGTTTACTATAAAACTTTATAGAACTCACACAATTCATTTAAATATTGGCAAATTAGGATCGAACGATGTCATATTGGCATGTGTTTCAAATTCATTTAAATTCTTAtcccaaattcaaatttattctaCTTGCGTATTTATAAATCATTCATATTTTGATCTAAATAAGCTTTGCTAGACTTACcagcaattaaacaaaaaacaaattgaGACTTCATATAAttggacaaacaaaaataaatcaaattgtTAACGTGTCTCTGTCCAAGTAGGGAGTTCACGTACCATTATTGCCCTAGGCAAGCTTAGTTaggagtaaataaataaatttatgattAATCATAGTAGATTAGTAGTATGTAACAGCTAATTATTGGACAAAATAAATACTCTCTGAATAtagaacaaaaataaaaacaaacattccacaaaaaaatattcacgtgtcttcatcttcttcatttgGATTTTGTATAAAGCATCGAAAAATCGATCAGCAAACACACCATTCGCGTCCTCTCAAGTTTTTGGAGGTCACCTTTTTTCTCTATCTGAAACGAAGGGGACCCCCAAAGCGAAATCATCCATTGAAAGCGACACCTGAGGTCGTCGTTTCACCGCTGGAAATTATCGTTCCATTTTCTGCTCGCAGAAAAATCTAAGGTttgattttttctcttttttcgaTAATTTTATGTTCAATAGTGAATCctcattattaatattatatacaaTCGTGAGAAACGTTGCGTGAAGgaatcttcttctctctctttataTTCTATATGTGTGTTGATTGCCCCTCTGTATCAAAGCAGTCATTTGGCGAGATATCGAGTTTTCCTTGTTGTTCATTTGTTATTTCGGATTTCAGATCGTTcgattgtttgtttttctattTGTTTCGGTTCACAAATTTTGATAAGAATATACGAAAATTGATGTACACAATTGTACAGGGTTTCTTTAATTTTGCTTCGTCAAGTTGAgggattcgttttgtcaaaatTATTGATAAAAGTCAATTTCTTTGAAGGATCCTTATTAAGGTAAGCGAGTACATTAGCTCATCCTTCAATTGCTCTGATTTATCGTAGATAATTTGATTTTCATTTTGTGAAAGTTATCAGATTTATCTTGATTGGAGAAAATTGATTTGAATCTTATTCATTTGTGCAGATTTTTTGTAAGGACTCAAGAGTTTTGTCTATTAATACATTCTAAAACTCTCCTTTagataatttgaaaaaaaaggtTTGAAAATGACGATTGGAGGTGTTAAGCCTAACAGAGAGAAGAAGCCAAGGAAGAGCAAGCAACCACTTGTTGATGAGAAATCCCCGTTGCTGCCCACCAAGCATGGGGAAGATAGTTTTGATGAGTTCAATGGGGCTTCCTTCAGCGGGGCGGTGTTTAATCTGTCCACCACAATTGTAGGTGCAGGAATCATGGCTTTGCCTGCCACCATGAAGGTGTTGGGACTTATCCCAGGGGTTGCTGCAATCATCTTTATGGCATTATTGACGAATGCTTCGATCGAGTTCTTGCTCAGGTTTAGTCGGACAGCAAAGTCGGTTTCTTATGGTGGTCTTATGGAGGATGCTTTTGGGAATTGGGGCAGAATCTTGATTCAACTTTGTGTATTGGTTAATAACATCGGCGTGCTTATAGTGTACATGATTATCATAGGTAACATCTtgattgaatttgagttgttttGTGCCTGATGTGCATCCTCCGGATCTCAATTGATTGGACTCTTATTCATTGTAGGTGATGTGCTTTCTGGAACCACATCTGATGGAGTCCACCATGCTGGTGTTCTGGAGGGTTGGTTTGGAGTACAGTGGTGGACCGGACGATTTTTCGTTCTCGTTGCAACCACACTTGCTGTATTTGCGCCACTGGCTAGCTTAAAGAGAATTGGTAAGCTCCCTTTTGTTCAGTCTATCTATTAATTGGAAGATAATACTTTCTGCAATCTTCAATTACTTGATGAAATTAGACTGCATTGGAGTTGATGGAATACTTTTGAAGATCAGGTGCAGTGTTCTTTAGATCTGTCAATATATTTAATGATTGGAATTACATTGTCAGTGAACACCACTGCACACATAAGTGAGAATACTAATATGATCATGATGATGAtcataacaataataatattcaACTGCTCATAAATTTCGGAATATCAACCAATGTAGGTCTTTCCTGTTAATATGCAACATAGAACCTCATAATCTTAAGCATAAGAGGAAACTtgcttagttttttttttcattatgaATCTGCTATTTGCATGTTTTGTTCGTAGGTTGTATCTCTTTCTGCATATTGCTGGGCTAAATTATTCTTATATTTGTGTTTGCAGATTCATTGAGATACACATCTGCTTTATCAGTTGCTCTTGCTGTTGTATTCCTTGTTATTACTGTGGGGATAACACTCTACAAGTTGCTAGATGGAACCATCCAAGCGCCTAGATTGTTCCCAGAAGTTGCAAATCTAACGTCGCTCCTCAATCTTTTTACTGTAGTTCCTGTACTTGTAACTGCATATATCTGCCACTACAATGGTAAGTAATGAATGTGCATTGACTAGCTTGCATTCTGATATGCCTTTCCATTTTGGAGGTTCATTGGCCATTTGAGAGTTACTActaattttatagtatatttGAAATGGTCATCTTGGCACTAGCTTTTCCCTAACATTATTCTTCCTCAACATGATTACTTTGATATTTGATATAGTCCTATCTTCTACACAGTAATAGATTATTCATTAAGTCTTTCGGATGAAAAATCTCTGGTATCATGCAAGTTTGAATATGCTTCTTCTGTGAACTGCCGGAGGAGAGAATTGTGTATGTTCACTAGGAGTTGCTTATACTGTGCAATAGCAATATTCATTTAACTGAGATGTTTCATCATTAGATTTCTAAGCCTCGGATTAATTCTGAATCACGTAGCTATTTGCTTTCTTGACTatgattcattttcttttatttgagtTATAGTACTATTTTAGATGGAGTAGCCTATTTTGACGACAAGCTATGTTTGCAGTTCATTCAATAGACAATGAACTTGATGATAACACAAAGATAAAGGCAGTCGTCAGCAGTTCCCTTGCTCTCTGCTCAAGTGTGTATGTGATGACTAGCATCTTTGGGTTCCTCTTATTCGGTGATGAAACTCTCGATGATGTATTGGCCAACTTCTCCACTGACCTCGGGATTCCATTTGGATCCGTACTTAATGATGCCGTGCGCGTTAGCTATGCAGCCCACTTGATGCTTGTCTTCCCTATTGTATTTTATCCATTGCGGTTAAACTTAGATGGTCTCATTTTTCCAGTGGCAAGTCCTTTGACTACAGATAATACGAGGTTTGCATCACTCAGTATTGGGCTCATTGCTGTTATCTTTGTGGCTGCAAATTACATACCAAGCATTTGGGATGCTTTCCAATTCACTGGAGCAACTGCAGCTGTTCTAATCGGTTTCATCCTTCCTGCTGCCATTACTCTCCGGTAAGTCAATAATTTAGTCATGACTCAGGCTGAAATCATAACAACATTGGCAAACTGCAATATTTCACCAAGAACAACATTCTGTCTGTAATCTCTTTATAGTTTACTTATAGTAGTAattgttaaaactcttaaatcttgtcccacatcgacttggtgatgatcctagctccTCTATATAAGTATGGACAACCCTCctccttataaggccttttaaggggtgtgTGATTCATTTCTAATAGTAATATATACTAAGCTCTCTTTACATGTATTTCCTCTCCTGAATGTCTGGTCTTCAGCTCTGTGATATATGGTGTTGTTGTAATTCAGCATGCTAATCAACAATGAAATGTGGTTTTGTTTGTGCAGAGATCGGTACGGCATATCCACGAAGAGGGACAGGATCCTAGCCATTGTCATGATCGCCCTTGCCGTCTTCTCCAATGTGATAGCGATATACAGTGACGCCTATGCATTGTTGAAGAATGGCCCATCTACTCGAGAATGAAGCATCCACCGATCGTTTGGCCCAACTTGGTAGAGAGGTAATCCGAATGCGACTCGTCTTATTAGCAGGATACAGTATCGTAGAACTGTGCTCGGCCAAATTCGATTGTGCCATCGATCTGCTCAACTTAGATGTTGAGTGGCGTTTCTAGAAATGTACAGAGTTGTTTGTGCAACCCAGCATCTTCTATTCCTATGCCATTTGTTGTATTTCAGTGTGTTATAGTAGTAATTTTGTTTGCGAGCTAATAATGTGTATAAACAATAAACTATAAAAAATGTGTATGAATATGCCTCTGTTTTTGGTTATGCAGATGAGTGCAGTCTCCTTTCCTCTGTAACAGACTATTTTCAATTATATTGGATTTGAGACATATTGGCTTTTCTCAAATTATCTTtctttagattaattaatttgtagtgCATGGATTTTGCATTTTCATTACCTAGTTGGCTAGTTCCATAAGATATAATTGAAGTAGAATTTTCCCAACTTGGTGAGAATCTGAATTGTATTAGTGTATTTAGATTTATTAATTCAAAGTTAAAACGAGTTAttaattctttttcttctcGCCTCCTACCACCATATTAAGCTTTCCATCGATCgactaaaataatttttttaatattttaccatcattaaacacaaaaagtaatttaaaaaaatttaatgataATTAGTAGAGTAAAAATGTTTTGtaaaataaatcagataaaagagaaaaaataatagaaatgTGAATTATAGAAAATTACACTCATTCCGTAAAAAGAAAAACTCTCtataaataaactaattttgataaatgactttaaactaaaaaaacatgactaggagtattttttatgaacAAAGCTGTAAAGTAATATTACTACAGTAGTTACTATCTTCAAAGAATgacatataatttaaaaatgaatgGAAATGAGTAATTATTATGTAACCCTCTTCTCAAAATTAGAAATATTTTCGTATTAGTAATTTAtccacatttttaaaattttcgaaattttCTAATTAGTGAGAAAGCTTCTGTGGTCTGTGGACTCTGTTCCTAGGAAAAATTTGGCGAATTGCTTGCAAATCACAGAACCAAACCAAACGCCGTCGTTTACGGCTGCACCACCGCCACCAATCCACCTATCTCCGCCGCACGCTCAGAAGAACACACACCATGGCTACAAGCATGGGCTCTCCGCCACCTAAAAACACCACCGCTGATGATGCTGCCGTCAAGCCTTCAACATCCGAGCCAACGGCGATGCCGCCGCCTCCACCTAGACTCTCGAATCCTTCCAAACCTGAACCCGCCGCTGAGCTATCCCAAGGCCGCCAAGAAGAAGCCGAATTAAACACTAACAGCAGTATATCTCCAGGAAATTCGGATCAAGCTTCTAATTCCAGCGAGAATCCGAGTAATGGTGAAACCAAACAGGAGCAGCCGAATAGTAATTCGGCTGTGCCGTACAAAATTCCTCCGTGGAGTGCACCCCCTGGCCATGAGTTCTTCCTTGAAGTCCTCAAAGATGGGGCAATAATCGATCGATATGATGTGTTAGTAGTTCTCCCCTTTTCTGTGGCTATTGTATCCCTTTAGTTTTAGTTTATGTGCACATTGAGATTTTCATCAGGAGTTTGTTTTGAGTTACGCCTCTGCTGTGTCTAATTTCAGACACGAGAAAGGGGCTTACATGTTTGGCCGCGTAGATATTTGTGATTTTGTGCTCGAGCATCCTACTATTTCTCGGTTTCATGCTGGTATAATTTATTTGCCTGCCCTTTCTACCGTTATTACActttatatcttttttattgttttttggaTACTGTATATGGCTCCAATAAGCCTTTTGAAGCTTCAGATGATTTCTTTTGTGTGAAATATATAGCTAATTCACTTGTTTACTCATGAGATTCTTAGTACTTATGTCCTCGTGGAAAACTGTTAATTTCTGTGGGAGGGAGATCCCTATGAGAAATGGAACATATACCTTTGGGAAATATTTGACTGTTTCTGCTTTGCATTGTTTTGTTGTGGTTGATGGAAGATATATCTAATCGATGCTGGATCCTTCTACAAAGAAGGAACATGGGAAATGTAGGGAATATTTTATGCTTCCGAGTGTTATCTTCATGAACTTGAGAAGTCCATAGTTATTAATTATCCATAAATCGTAGCTCTGTTTTTTCCTGTGTACTTTCTGTTCAGCTGTGCTTTTCTTATGTTCCATTGGTATTTGgtaataaaatatgtaatgaAACTGCCAAGTATATCTTATAGTACATCTTTTGTACTATATGAGTATATCTTATATTTGGAGCTTGATAAAGTCTGGAAATTCCTAAAGATGTACTCCTATTTACTAATTTTCTATTATTAATTCCTTGCTTGGTTCCAGTTCTTCAGTTCAAGAGCGACAGAGGTGTATACCTCTATGACCTTGGCAGTACACATGGGACATTTATAAACAAGAACCAGGTACAATTTCCTTTACCGAACTCTCGCGCATGCATTACATCTGCTGATCTGCAATAACTTTGGTTTGCTGTTCGTTGAATTTGTATAGTATTACTTTTACCTATCATTCATGCAAATTTTTTGggtatcatatattcatatccCTTGGTAATACACTGGGCCCTGGTCACTATTTATTTAAGGCGAAATATTGAGATTATGTTTGAACCTTAAATTTAACGATGTCCATTGGATCATTGCGCTGATCAGTAATCATAGAATATAATTATCTATGGATACAACTAAGAGTCTTACTTAAGTCATATCTCCATCAAGTGATTACTTGATAATTCATACCATATGCTCCTTGAATAAGGAGGTGAATGTTGTGCCTCTTCATGTACTTTTGCTGTATGATAGACTTCCGGTAAATTATGATATTCTTTCTAATTAAACTGTTGGGCGAACATCAGGTAAAGAAGAGGATCTATGTggatttgcatgtcggtgatgTCCTCCGGTTTGGCCAGTAAGTAGTATCATTAATAAATTTTCCATGTATTGGatatttgcatattttgatATGTTTTTTACTGTGGCATAACTTGTGACCTCTTTTTCATGCcttattttttttgggtttttgtGCAGCTCATCTAGACTGTACATATTTCAAGGACCATCTGAATTGATGCCTCCGGTAAGTTCCTTTAATTTAGAAATCATAATATTAACAGCATCGCTTGTATAAtagctactccctccgtcctctaataggagtcctatttggctgcggcacgggttttaagaaatgtaaagaaaagtagtTTGAataagatagtggaatgtgggtcccacttatatatatatattagttttataataaaatgtgagtggaataaggtggtgaaatgtggggcctacttaccatttatggtaaaagtgaaataggactcttaatgggggacggagggagtagtataatttGGAAGGCAACTGATATATTGTGGTATTGTTTTGATAGGAAGCTGATTTAAAGAGGCTAAGGAAAGCAAAGATGCAACAAGAAACAAAAGACATGGAAGCATCACTTTTACGTGCAAAAATAGAGGCTTCTCATGCTGATGGGATTTCCTGGGGCATGGGTGAAGATGCTGAAGAGGAATTGGAGGTTTGTTGCTGATATTGTTCAAGTGTCATGTGAATTTTTTACAAGATTTCGTACTCCTTGATAGAATATGAGTGAATATTTAGTATGTTATTCCTCTACATTCATGGTCTGCCATGTTTCATTGATAATATGTTTTTGTCCAATCTTGCCAAATGGGTAAATTACTGGGAGGCAGGTTAATGTTCCTGCTCTCTATTGGTCATTGTGGTTGGAAAGGAGTAGGTGAATTCTTGAGGATAAAGAAGAGAATAGATATGTTTAATTTTAGTTGCTTGGTGGGTCTAATAATGATTCTGAGGATTTATGTTTGCTGTGTTTCAGATGTAGCTAGATGTTGAAATGTAATTTACCAAAGGATGTTAACACTGTTTTTTTTTGTGGGGGTGGGGGGTACTTGTGCTTTATACAAATCTcatttcttatactaaaaagtGGGATAAAACTCAAGGAACACTAATCCTATGTTTTCCTACAATGTTTATTGGAAACTAAGAATGAAATTTGTGTAGATATAATAAAGCCTTCGTGAGAATTTCAAATTCATATCGGGTGTTCAGTGTTGAAATTGATCTCTGTTTAAGAGCTTTTAATTCCGTATCTAGTTCTTAGTGGAATACGGGACTTGCTCATGTAGGCGCCGGCCTTGATGAACAATATGCCCTTGTTTTCTTCATATATATGAATTCTTGTTGGTTTTGTCATGGCCCATAACGTGTGAATTAAATTTTCGTACTGCAGTAATACTTTAGAATGGCATTGGCTTAGTTTagtttacttatttattttaagttCTAGTGTTCTACAAACCAAATATACTAGACACTAGAGTACCTATAATGTTGTTATTTTCCTTCCAAATTGTGGCATGTTTTCCTCGTCTTATGGAATATGTCCTGTCCTTTTGCTTTCTCTAGTTTCACAAAAATTGCATGATTTGTCTTTCTTCACTAATAATATGATTTCTTGTTCTCCACAATTTTCTGTTTCATTACTCTTGCATGCTTTATCGAATATCAAAATTTTGTAGCTTCTTTTTATCTTCGTCTTCTTTTGTTGAAAAACAATTCTTTATGTTTAGGATGAAGCTGAAGAAATAACTTGGCAAACTTACAAGGGGCAGCTTACTGAGAAGCAGGAAAAAACTCGAGATAAAGTTATTAAGAGACTTGAAAAGGTTTGTTGTGTGTTTATTGCTTTCATGATCAATGTTACTTAAAAAGCGGCCATGATCCTGCCGTGGCAGCTTTTTGTGATTGCTTAATCATCCTCTGTATTATGTCTCTTGCATCTATTTGCATCCAAAGACATTACTGTTACGATCTTCTTGACATGTAAGATCAGAAGGTGAATTCATGTGATACATGATTGtaacatgcatattttggtcCTATTGATCTGTAATCTGAGAGGGAATATCATATGTTTGATTCCCTCTAACATAGATCAACTTTGTTTTTTCTAGAAACCATCCAAAATTGTTGAATGGACAGTTTCATGGCAGCTTATCTGAAAATGGAATGCTAATTATGGGAAGAAAGATTCAAAGAACTCTTTTACCTCATATAAGATTCTAGTCTGAAAGATGTAGTGGGTTAGTTGCACTTGGAAGTGCTGAACCTCTAACCTAGACCATCCTTTTGTTGCAATGTAGCATATCTATCACAGCCATTTAATGCTCTGTCCCATAGAGACTTGGTTTCAGGTCTACGGCAAAATATTAGTATGGCTGAGGaatattatgctttattaaCTGGTTCCGCCACTTTTGTAGATAGCTCAtatgaagaaagagattgatgcTATTCGAGCAAAGGACATTGCTCAAGGTGGCTTGACACAAGGACAGCAAACTCAGATTGCTAGAAATGAGCAAAGGACG is a window encoding:
- the LOC121772178 gene encoding amino acid transporter AVT6A-like, coding for MTIGGVKPNREKKPRKSKQPLVDEKSPLLPTKHGEDSFDEFNGASFSGAVFNLSTTIVGAGIMALPATMKVLGLIPGVAAIIFMALLTNASIEFLLRFSRTAKSVSYGGLMEDAFGNWGRILIQLCVLVNNIGVLIVYMIIIGDVLSGTTSDGVHHAGVLEGWFGVQWWTGRFFVLVATTLAVFAPLASLKRIDSLRYTSALSVALAVVFLVITVGITLYKLLDGTIQAPRLFPEVANLTSLLNLFTVVPVLVTAYICHYNVHSIDNELDDNTKIKAVVSSSLALCSSVYVMTSIFGFLLFGDETLDDVLANFSTDLGIPFGSVLNDAVRVSYAAHLMLVFPIVFYPLRLNLDGLIFPVASPLTTDNTRFASLSIGLIAVIFVAANYIPSIWDAFQFTGATAAVLIGFILPAAITLRDRYGISTKRDRILAIVMIALAVFSNVIAIYSDAYALLKNGPSTRE